The Tenebrio molitor chromosome 5, icTenMoli1.1, whole genome shotgun sequence genome has a segment encoding these proteins:
- the LOC138130352 gene encoding phospholipase A2-like — MGRREIVVKLFLVTLGVVPIILFSQNKTDNLYLKKSNAVAQYPLSVPRLVGHMSRRLLGISLSTDIVPGTKWCGRGDIADSEDDLGMFSQTDACCREHDTCPDTILANSSRHGFRNAGSTTISHCDCDEKFHKCLKEVDTFDSNIIGFGYFTFFEPRCFREDYPVVKCKHYKFVPYAVKKRYRVRCLQQEFNKEGEKRFQWFDTPPY, encoded by the exons ATGGGTAGA cgtGAGATTGTGGTGAAACTCTTTCTTGTGACATTAGGAGTAGTGCCAATTATTCTCTTCTCACAAAATAAAACAG acaatttgtacctaaaaaaatctaatgcTGTCGCACAATATCCACTGTCAGTTCCTCGACTCGTTGGTCACATGTCAAGACGACTGTTGGGTATTTCCTTGTCTACAGACATTGTACCAG GTACAAAATGGTGTGGCCGCGGCGACATAGCAGATTCAGAAGACGATTTGGGTATGTTTTCCCAAACCGATGCTTGCTGTAGAGAACACGACACGTGCCCAGATACCATCTTGGCAAACTCAAGCAGACATGGATTCAGAAACGCCGGTTCCACCACCATCTCCCATTGCGACTGCGACGAAAAGTTTCACAAGTGTCTGAAAGaagttgacacttttgacTCCAACATTATCGGGTTTGggtattttacattttttgagccCAGGTGTTTCAGAGAAGATTATCCAGTGGTCAAGTGCAAGCACTACAAATTCGTCCCTTATGCTGTAAAAAAAAG ATATAGAGTGAGGTGCCTCCAGCAGGAGTTCAACAAAGAAGGTGAAAAGAGGTTTCAATGGTTTGATACTCCGCCCTACTAG
- the LOC138130351 gene encoding phospholipase A2-like, whose amino-acid sequence MLFKTVLLVFLIGVCLLQHDSLAQKSIVGRFVPQEVQEVLVAEEDNKVDLPDREEHGTLDFFGRDFIRKASRKIGEWKNAFKVRFSRDTQGLDCNKTLSEGKVDKFKSRVKAIYPGTKWCGDGNISKSYDDLGKYSVTDKCCREHDLCPDNIPADSTKYDLVNTGLFTRSHCDCDRKFYECLKNANNVVARSIGFTYFTVLGPQCFRYDYPIHACMDKQRGKCVAYAMNRRQSKMYQWFDCPKF is encoded by the exons atgttgttcAAGACAGTTTTATTGGTGTTTTTGATCGGTGTTTGTCTCCTGCAACACGACTCCCTCGCCCAAAAAA GTATTGTCGGTAGATTTGTCCCCCAAGAAGTGCAAGAGGTGTTGGTCGCAGAAGAAGACAACAAAGTGGATCTTCCAGATAGGGAGGAACACGGCACACTTGATTTCTTCGGGAGAGACTTTATCAGGAAGGCGTCGAGGAAAATCGGTGAATGGAAAAATGCCTTCAAAGTTAGGTTTTCGAGGGACACTCAAGGGTTAGATTGTAACAAAACACTGTCGGAAGGGAAGGTCGACAAGTTTAAGTCAAGAGTCAAAGCCATATATCCAG GTACCAAATGGTGTGGCGACGGCAACATCTCCAAGTCCTACGACGACCTAGGCAAATACTCAGTCACCGACAAATGCTGCAGAGAGCACGATTTGTGTCCAGACAATATTCCTGCAGATTCGACCAAATACGATTTAGTCAACACTGGTTTGTTCACGAGATCGCATTGCGATTGTGACAGAAAATTTTATGAATGTCTGAAAAATGCGAACAATGTGGTGGCCAGGAGTATAGGATTTACATATTTCACAGTTTTGGGACCTCAGTGTTTTAGATATGATTACCCGATCCACGCCTGCATGGACAAACAGAG AGGTAAATGCGTTGCATATGCGATGAACAGGCGACAATCCAAGATGTACCAGTGGTTCGACTGCCCAAAATTTTAA